From one Lolium rigidum isolate FL_2022 chromosome 4, APGP_CSIRO_Lrig_0.1, whole genome shotgun sequence genomic stretch:
- the LOC124647870 gene encoding putative F-box/LRR-repeat protein 23: HALPTSELHARDWSEIPLPALTLLFTKISAVDILMGAGLVCQSWLEAAKSPCLWREVDMSHSHKPCYKLLVEECAMAKVAGDRSSGQLEAFTGEGFVTDDLLKYIGERSPSLKCLGLISCIDVSIEGFTELLSRSPLLEDLTVMGCDNIEDIACPVAAGACPQLKRLVLYKRKRSSSHSPRSFTMGIWTCRRYVRSEYEQRIETMRELRELTLVGSDIDAQELDAVVDGCPHLEHLCLIDCCNLEVPDALRAKCARIKKLELCS; the protein is encoded by the exons CACGCCCTGCCTACGTCAGAACTACATGCTAGGGACTGGTCAGAGATCCCCCTCCCCGCGCTCACTTTGCTCTTCACCAAGATCAGCGCTGTGGACATTCTCATGGGTGCAGGCCTCGTGTGCCAGTCATGGCTGGAGGCAGCAAAATCGCCGTGTCTTTGGCGCGAAGTTGACATGTCTCACTCTCACAAGCCGTGCTACAAGCTGTTAGTGGAGGAGTGTGCAATGGCCAAGGTGGCCGGAGACCGCTCTAGTGGGCAGCTGGAGGCATTCACGGGGGAGGGATTTGTCACGGATGATCTCCTTAAGTATATCGGGGAAAG ATCGCCTTCTCTGAAGTGCCTTGGATTGATATCATGCATCGACGTCTCCATCGAAGGATTCACCGAGCTGCTATCCAGGTCCCCTCTGCTAGAAGACCTCACGGTAATGGGCTGTGATAACATCGAGGACATTGCTTGCCCGGTCGCCGCAGGGGCATGCCCGCAGCTCAAGCGCCTTGTCCTGTACAAACGGAAAcggagttcttcccattctccacGGTCCTTTACCATGGGCATTTGGACCTGCCGGAGATATGTAAGGAGCGAGTACGAGCAAAGAATCGAGACCATGCGCGAGCTGCGGGAGCTTACACTCGTCGGGAGCGACATCGATGCCCAGGAACTGGATGCCGTCGTCGACGGCTGTCCTCACCTGGAGCATCTCTGTTTGATTGACTGCTGTAACCTCGAAGTCCCCGACGCCCTGCGAGCAAAGTGTGCCAGGATCAAGAAGCTGGAGCTCTGTTCCTAA
- the LOC124706514 gene encoding zinc finger BED domain-containing protein RICESLEEPER 2-like, producing MAGRNSHPPLAPSASRLRGPDAGLRHSASAAPLRSSSPAAFIPPLEWFGEICGEQPAFGEALGDPHASGVVGGEPHASGQVHGELQGGSELQRKKSRKKVTTTQSEKISPTAGSKRPLSEASGSLRASKSAKVMNAKVVMTQLENSSKTVGRKLAPIVSRSPMTMARKRAHSHASSPNLAGTSKTPSLHDLSAAATSGTPTSMHDLSHDATNGTPTSMHDLSLAATSGTPTSMHDLSPDATNGSTRKSRRLTSTIWKDAEPIYVGRFLMQGRCKYCGNVFPASRATGTSQLGRHLKVCEVKNSMDGVMKQIKTSVEIVPDWEFDQEAVRSELSPAASNGTPTSMHDLSPDATDGTPTSMHDLSPAATSCTPTSMHDLSPDPTNGTSTSMHDLPPTATNGSKRKQRKLTSIIWKDAEPIYIDGVLMQGRCNYCNNVFPASRVSGTSQLGRHLKVCEVKNSMDGVIQQIKTSDEIDPDWKFDQEAARSELVKLIVLHGLPFSFVEYYGFRKFCASLNPWFKSVNRVTIENDCMDAYHQYKNVYESFFKNCNYRVSLSCDMWTSNQKLEYLCITCHWIDSKWKVRHKIIRFCLVETPHDAWNMFGVVLNSLRDWNIENKLFSFTTDNAEVNTKMVSHLRKNLVDRNLIHHEGKLLHIRCAAHVLNLVVQDGLRTMKSVVDNIRESVKYIRSSQFRKEQFAKMVAKVGIKCKHQPSLDVSTRWNSTFQMLESTLPFRKVFETLEEQEPNYTFGPSDEEWKMVEEICQLLKVFCHATDVISGSNYPTSNLYFLEIWSVKLVLDEQAKSDNGTIRIMVNEMKKKFHMYFMESYLTNCIPVILDPRFKMQHVEFRLKQYFGVDADKHIQEVRTAIEALFTEYAAEFEDNVDILSQERKGQEVALADSALSDWDEHVKLKKAKNRDELQRYLDEDFHPRTPDFDILKWWAVNSARYPTLGNIARDVLPVPASTIASESAFSTCRRVITDHISSLAAETVEALMCFGDWIRPSGSASSKASTPHVMPSTVDEEMTLLKAQAGEKNWSEE from the exons ATGGCCGGAAGAAATTCGCATCCTCCGCTCGCCCCCTCCGCATCGAGGCTCCGTGGCCCTGACGCTGGTCTCCGTCACTCAGCCTCCGCTGCCCCCCTCCGCTCCTCTTCTCCGGCCGCGTTCATCCCGCCCCTCGAGTGGTTCGGCGAGATCTGTGGGGAGCAGCCGGCGTTCGGCGAGGCCCTTGGGGATCCGCACGCGTCCGGCGTGGTCGGTGGGGAGCCGCATGCGTCCGGCCAGGTCCATGGGGAGTTGCAGGGCGGCAGCGAGCTCCAGCGGAAAAAGAGCCGCAAGAAG GTTACAACCACACAATCAGAAAAAATATCTCCAACTGCAGGGAGCAAAAGACCACTTTCAGAGGCTAGTGGTAGCTTAAGAGCAAGCAAGTCTGCCAAAGTTATGAATGCCAAG GTTGTCATGACTCAATTGGAAAACAGTTCTAAAACCGTAGGAAGAAAATTGGCTCCAATCGTCTCTAGATCTCCTATGACGATGGCAAGAAAAAGGGCGCACTCACATGCAAGTTCTCCAAATTTAGCCGGGACTTCGAAGACCCCTTCTTTGCATGATCTATCAGCTGCTGCTACAAGTGGTACTCCAACTTCTATGCATGATCTATCACATGATGCCACAAATGGTACTCCAACTTCTATGCATGATCTATCACTCGCTGCTACAAGTGGTACTCCAACTTCTATGCATGATCTATCTCCTGATGCTACAAATG GCTCCACACGCAAATCACGCAGGCTTACCTCTACCATTTGGAAGGATGCTGAGCCAATATATGTTGGTAGGTTCTTAATGCAAGGTCGATGCAAGTATTGCGGCAATGTATTTCCAGCATCTAGGGCCACAGGTACCAGTCAACTTGGTAGACACTTGAAGGTATGTGAGGTGAAAAATTCAATGGATGGGGTGATGAAGCAAATTAAAACTTCTGTTGAAATAGTCCCTGACTGGGAATTTGATCAAGAAGCTGTAAGGAGTGAATTATCACCTGCTGCTTCAAATGGTACTCCAACTTCTATGCATGATCTATCACCTGATGCTACAGATGGTACTCCAACTTCTATGCATGATTTATCACCCGCTGCTACAAGTTGTACTCCAACTTCTATGCATGATCTATCACCTGATCCTACAAATGGTACTTCAACTTCTATGCATGATCTACCACCCACTGCTACAAATG GCTCCAAACGCAAACAACGCAAGCTTACCTCTATCATTTGGAAGGATGCTGAGCCAATATATATTGATGGGGTATTGATGCAAGGCCGATGCAATTATTGCAACAACGTATTTCCAGCCTCTAGGGTCTCAGGTACCAGTCAACTTGGTAGACACTTGAAAGTATGTGAGGTGAAAAATTCAATGGATGGGGTGATTCAGCAAATAAAAACTTCTGATGAAATAGACCCTGATTGGAAATTTGATCAAGAAGCTGCAAGGAGTGAGCTTGTTAAGTTAATTGTCTTGCATGGGCTGCCCTTCTCATTCGTCGAGTATTATGGTTTTAGAAAGTTTTGTGCATCATTGAATCCCTGGTTCAAGTCTGTCAATAGAGTAACTATCGAAAATGATTGCATGGACGCTTACCATCAATACAAAAATGTCTATGAAAGTTTCTTCAAGAATTGCAATTATAGAGTATCTCTAAGTTGTGATATGTGGACTTCGAACCAAAAACTTGAATACCTTTGTATCACATGCCACTGGATTGATAGTAAATGGAAAGTTAGGCACAAAATCATAAGGTTTTGCCTAGTTGAAACACCCCACGATGCATGGAATATGTTTGGTGTGGTACTAAATAGCCTTCGTGATTGGAACATTGAGAACAAGCTATTTAGCTTCACAACAGATAATGCAGAAGTTAACACCAAAATGGTTAGCCATCTCAGAAAAAATCTTGTTGATCGAAACCTTATCCATCATGAAGGGAAACTGTTACACATTCGCTGTGCGGCTCATGTGCTAAATTTAGTAGTGCAAGATGGATTGAGAACCATGAAGTCTGTTGTGGACAACATCAGAGAGAGTGTAAAATACATCAGAAGTTCTCAGTTTAGAAAAGAACAATTTGCCAaaatggttgcaaaagttggaaTAAAATGTAAACACCAGCCTTCACTAGATGTTTCTACAAGATGGAACTCCACATTCCAGATGCTCGAGTCCACATTACCATTCAGAAAAGTCTTTGAGACATTAGAGGAACAAGAACCAAATTATACATTTGGTCCTTCAGATGAGGAATGGAAAATGGTTGAAGAGATTTGTCAGCTTCTAAAGGTATTCTGCCATGCCACCGATGTTATTTCAGGCTCAAATTACCCAACCTCTAATCTCTATTTCCTCGAGATTTGGAGTGTCAAACTTGTTCTAGATGAACAAGCAAAGAGCGACAATGGTACAATCAGAATCATGGTGAATGAAATGAAGAAGAAATTTCATATGTACTTTATGGAGTCATACCTGACAAACTGCATACCGGTGATACTCGACCCAAGGTTTAAAATGCAACATGTTGAGTTCCGATTGAAACAATATTTTGGAGTTGATGCGGATAAACATATCCAAGAAGTGAGGACAGCTATCGAAGCCCTGTTTACTGAATATGCAGCTGAATTTGAAGATAATGTCGATATCTTGTCACAAGAACGAAAGGGCCAGGAAGTTGCTTTGGCTGATAGTGCCCTTTCCGATTGGGATGAACATGTAAAGCTTAAGAAAGCTAAAAACCGTGATGAGCTGCAAAGGTACCTTGATGAAGACTTCCATCCTCGTACACCAGATTTTGACATCTTAAAATGGTGGGCTGTGAACTCTGCAAGGTACCCAACACTTGGCAACATTGCCCGTGATGTGCTACCTGTTCCAGCTTCAACTATTGCCTCTGAATCTGCGTTTAGCACGTGCCGGAGAGTTATTACAGATCACATAAGTAGCCTAGCAGCTGAAACAGTTGAGGCATTAATGTGTTTTGGAGATTGGATTAGACCTAGCG GATCTGCTTCTTCCAAAGCAAGCACACCTCATGTGATGCCATCTACCGTTGatgaa GAAATGACACTTCTGAAAGCTCAGGCTGGTGAGAAGAACTGGAGTGAAGAATAA